From Ignavibacterium sp.:
CATTTCAGTGCTTGTTCCATTACCCCTAACAAAACCCAACGAAATCCAATCTATAAAGCCCTCTTCTTTGGTTGGAGTTTGAGTGAGGCACTTTTCAATTTCAAAACCTTTATTATTTATCTCACTTGCAGTTACCCACTTAAGCTCTATATCATTTCCTATTACTGAAGCACTAAAAGAAACTAATTCAACAGGAATGACAGAAGCAAGTTTAATCAACCATACATCGTGCAAGCCCGCACCAAATGAAAGAGTATGACCTGTAATAACAAAACTTCCATCAGAAGTCTCAATAAGATAATTACCAACATCAGATTGAGCCCCACCCAAAGTTTTACTCCACAATTGATTCCCAAGTTCGTTAGTCTTAACAATCCATAAATCGTCGCCACCCGCTCCGTATGAAAGTGTGTACCCTGTAACTACAAATCCTCCGTCTGAACTTTGAATAACTGAGTTACCGTAATCTCTTCCACTTCCACCAAATGTATTTTGCCATTGAGCGTTTCCAAGAGAATCAGTTTTAATTAATAGCAGGTCATCTAATCCTGCACCCGAAGAAGCAGTATATCCTGTCAAAATATAACCTCCATCGCTGGTTTGTTTCACAGATAAACCTCTGTCAACATCAGTCCCACCAAAGAACTTATTCCAGACCATATTTCCGGCTGCATCTGTTTTCACCAGCCACACATTTCCAACTGCGCCTGGTCCGTATGAAAATGTCCAACCCGTAATAATATAACCACCATCAGATGTTTTGCTTATTGATTACTCCCCTTTGACCATTTTTCTCAACAATTGCTAAATCTCCCTGAAAATTTTCAGCATCGTCATATTCAGCGGTGATTACTTCCTTACCAGCTTTATTAATAAAACCCCACTTTTTGTCTTTTTGAAATCTGGCCATTCCGCTATTAAAATTACTTAGAAAATCATATTTGGCTGGAACAATAGCGTTTCCTTTATCGTTAATTAATCCATATTTCTTGCCTTCCGTAACTATAATTAAGCCAGATTCATCCGCTGGTTTAAACCAATTATACTTTTTACTAATGCTAGGCATTTCTTTGCCAAATTTATCAAAAATTGAATAATTATCTCTTTTATATGCAAGAATCATTTCTCCACAAATTTCTAT
This genomic window contains:
- a CDS encoding T9SS type A sorting domain-containing protein; translated protein: MKTDAAGNMVWNKFFGGTDVDRGLSVKQTSDGGYILTGYTASSGAGLDDLLLIKTDSLGNAQWQNTFGGSGRDYGNSVIQSSDGGFVVTGYTLSYGAGGDDLWIVKTNELGNQLWSKTLGGAQSDVGNYLIETSDGSFVITGHTLSFGAGLHDVWLIKLASVIPVELVSFSASVIGNDIELKWVTASEINNKGFEIEKCLTQTPTKEEGFIDWISLGFVRGNGTSTEMNSYEFVDQNLEPGKYSYRLKQIDYDGSFSFSNIVEAEVFAPDEFSLEQNYPNPFNPTTVISWQSPVGSHQTLKIYDVLGNEVATLVDEYREAGRFKVEFYASNLASGLYFYKLTAGNYSATRKMILMK
- a CDS encoding WG repeat-containing protein, producing the protein MKKLILSFLVSIFFFNSYPQGKMELIPYRKGEKFGFCTYNKKIVIEPKYDEVSFFEGKLAGVKIDDLWGVINDKGNIIVPPNYTIIEICGEMILAYKRDNYSIFDKFGKEMPSISKKYNWFKPADESGLIIVTEGKKYGLINDKGNAIVPAKYDFLSNFNSGMARFQKDKKWGFINKAGKEVITAEYDDAENFQGDLAIVEKNGQRGVINKQNI